From Methanocalculus natronophilus, one genomic window encodes:
- a CDS encoding DNA-directed RNA polymerase subunit B'', with translation MIHLIDRSVLSQAYFSKDHVARHQFESFNNFLEFNLQKVVNEQRVIETDIEHRGKNSEPVWVELGKIRVEKPIVREADGSQSELFPTESRLRNLNYTAPMILEMTLCQGDVRYDPIETTIGQLPIMIGSAACNLHGLSDEERVTRGEDRLDSGGYFIVNGTERVLMTLEDLASNKIMTEYTERYNEQIHVSKVFSQYRGYRALVVVEKNKKNLLDVSFPSVAGNLRFSDLMRALGLETDSDIVTAVSLDEDILTYMMQNLEAAECSTVDEGVMYVGKKLAPNQTKEYQRKRAEFVLDNYLLPHLNYLISPSVKEGDPGYEEMVVSVRLAKAHFLGRMAEACFHLALKKRRIDDKDHYSNKRLKLAGDLMEDLFRISLNRLTRDVKYQLERASMRHRDLSIQTAVRADVLTERLLHPLATGNWVGGRTGVSQLLDRVDHMSVISHLRRVISPLSRSQPHFEARDLHPTQWGRICPSETPEGPNCGLVKNFAQLVEVSKGIDDDEEVKNILFGIGVEPLRGELR, from the coding sequence ATGATCCATCTGATTGATCGTAGCGTATTATCGCAGGCATATTTTTCAAAAGACCATGTTGCACGTCACCAGTTCGAATCCTTCAACAACTTTTTAGAATTCAACCTTCAAAAGGTCGTCAACGAGCAGCGCGTCATAGAGACGGATATTGAACACAGGGGTAAGAATTCAGAACCTGTCTGGGTTGAACTCGGAAAAATCAGGGTTGAGAAGCCGATTGTCCGCGAAGCAGACGGATCCCAGAGTGAGCTTTTTCCCACTGAATCGCGTCTTCGAAACCTCAATTACACCGCGCCGATGATCCTGGAGATGACACTCTGCCAGGGCGACGTCCGGTATGATCCGATTGAGACGACGATTGGGCAACTGCCAATTATGATCGGCTCAGCCGCCTGCAACCTCCACGGCCTCTCCGATGAGGAGCGCGTGACGCGGGGCGAGGACCGCCTCGATTCAGGCGGTTACTTCATCGTGAACGGAACCGAGCGCGTGCTGATGACTCTTGAGGATCTTGCATCCAACAAGATCATGACCGAATATACCGAACGGTATAACGAGCAGATCCATGTCTCAAAGGTCTTTTCGCAGTACCGGGGATACCGGGCCCTTGTTGTTGTTGAGAAGAATAAGAAGAATCTTCTTGACGTATCGTTTCCATCTGTCGCTGGCAACCTGAGATTTTCTGACCTGATGCGTGCACTCGGGCTTGAGACTGACTCTGATATTGTCACAGCAGTCTCTCTTGATGAGGATATTCTCACCTACATGATGCAGAATCTGGAAGCTGCTGAATGCAGCACAGTTGATGAAGGCGTGATGTATGTCGGGAAGAAGCTTGCACCGAACCAGACAAAAGAGTACCAGAGAAAACGGGCCGAGTTTGTGCTTGATAACTATCTCCTCCCCCACCTGAACTATCTCATCTCTCCTTCTGTAAAAGAAGGGGATCCGGGCTATGAAGAGATGGTTGTGAGTGTCCGCCTTGCCAAGGCGCATTTCCTCGGCCGCATGGCTGAAGCCTGTTTCCACCTTGCCTTGAAGAAACGACGAATCGATGACAAGGATCACTACTCAAACAAGAGGCTGAAACTTGCGGGTGACCTGATGGAGGATCTCTTCAGGATCTCCCTCAATCGTCTTACACGGGATGTCAAGTACCAGCTCGAACGTGCCAGCATGCGTCACCGTGACCTCTCTATCCAGACTGCTGTCAGGGCTGATGTCCTGACTGAGCGGCTTCTCCACCCTCTTGCAACAGGCAACTGGGTTGGCGGGCGAACCGGTGTCTCGCAGCTTCTTGACCGGGTTGATCATATGTCGGTTATATCTCATCTGAGGAGGGTGATATCCCCGTTATCCAGGTCACAACCCCACTTCGAGGCGCGTGATCTGCACCCGACCCAGTGGGGAAGGATCTGCCCGTCAGAGACCCCTGAGGGTCCAAACTGTGGTCTTGTGAAGAACTTTGCCCAGCTTGTTGAGGTGAGTAAAGGAATCGACGATGACGAGGAGGTTAAAAACATACTCTTCGGCATCGGTGTGGAACCGCTCAGGGGTGAACTGCGATGA
- a CDS encoding DNA-directed RNA polymerase subunit H: MGTRLDVLMHDMVPKHQIMDDEGLRTLLSDYTITMEQLPKIYHDDPLVKAIEAVPGNVIRITRKSHTAGEADAFRLVVRRPKK; this comes from the coding sequence ATGGGCACCAGGTTAGATGTTCTGATGCATGATATGGTGCCAAAGCATCAGATCATGGACGATGAAGGTTTGCGGACCCTCCTTTCTGACTATACGATCACAATGGAGCAGTTGCCAAAAATATATCATGACGACCCCCTTGTTAAAGCTATCGAAGCGGTTCCAGGCAACGTCATCCGCATTACCCGTAAAAGCCATACTGCAGGCGAAGCAGATGCGTTTCGCCTTGTCGTGAGAAGACCTAAGAAATAA
- a CDS encoding phosphate-starvation-inducible PsiE family protein, giving the protein MMKTVMGIISRCTLLIYALIALLLIVIAFLTFFDAVYLILHLFSEPDLISGIMDVLHVLLLTIIVVEVLETVIGYLRTSRIMVRPILIAGLTAMVRKVLILTAEDIQASEMIWIIGMIAVLTLAIYVAGKSELENTAR; this is encoded by the coding sequence ATGATGAAAACGGTCATGGGTATCATCTCACGCTGCACACTTCTCATTTATGCACTCATCGCACTGCTGCTGATAGTAATCGCCTTTCTGACATTTTTTGATGCAGTCTACCTGATATTGCACCTCTTCTCTGAACCGGATTTAATCAGCGGGATTATGGACGTGCTGCATGTACTGCTCCTGACGATCATTGTTGTTGAGGTTCTGGAGACGGTCATCGGGTACTTACGGACCAGCAGGATCATGGTACGGCCCATTTTAATAGCCGGTCTGACAGCAATGGTGAGGAAAGTCCTGATTCTGACAGCAGAGGATATTCAGGCATCCGAGATGATCTGGATCATTGGAATGATTGCAGTGCTGACACTGGCAATCTATGTTGCCGGAAAAAGCGAGTTGGAAAACACCGCACGATGA